From Methanobacterium congolense, one genomic window encodes:
- a CDS encoding DNA double-strand break repair nuclease NurA: protein MLDSLYEKALENRKTINDTLKRDLNAIKMDENKWIPHPFKEEDADLTISASDGSYNKKRFMGFFLYAIDAECLIFNKNGLDKVGVSDVNTIPPYKYPIEGILGNYMSILEYKTSLKALRDYNVDVTLFDGSIRGNLLRSSPAEKRLTTKQKDAIRGLYVPVLQESLKNTHEIRIESYELQESVAENFPGNKIEAMLYLQNIEKLMSIGTILKETKSIVSISKTSITTDYFGSNIPDIAIFEQLCKKQGYTDPIPLDAQPFYQIAEKAVKGDFPIMDDFFKGLSFTVFYARLEDYKNVLKFELPYKASKKEIINILEALKGISPEGYPYLLKKAHNDVVISKSDLERLSNIIGFLQKSGREML from the coding sequence ATGCTTGATTCACTCTATGAAAAAGCTCTTGAAAATAGGAAAACCATAAATGATACGTTAAAAAGGGATTTAAATGCCATAAAAATGGATGAAAATAAATGGATCCCCCATCCCTTTAAAGAAGAGGATGCTGACCTCACAATCTCTGCAAGTGATGGCAGCTACAACAAAAAGAGGTTCATGGGATTCTTTTTATATGCAATCGATGCTGAATGTTTGATATTCAACAAAAATGGACTTGATAAAGTTGGAGTATCTGATGTGAACACAATACCTCCTTACAAATATCCAATTGAGGGTATTTTAGGTAACTACATGAGCATACTTGAATACAAAACCAGCTTAAAGGCATTGAGAGATTACAATGTGGATGTAACACTTTTTGATGGTTCCATCAGGGGCAACCTTTTAAGATCGTCTCCTGCTGAAAAAAGGCTCACAACAAAACAAAAAGATGCCATAAGGGGCCTTTACGTTCCAGTACTTCAAGAAAGCCTTAAAAATACCCATGAAATTAGAATAGAATCCTACGAACTTCAGGAATCTGTTGCAGAAAACTTTCCCGGTAACAAGATCGAGGCTATGCTCTACCTCCAAAACATTGAAAAACTCATGAGCATAGGTACTATCCTCAAGGAAACCAAAAGTATCGTTTCAATATCAAAAACATCCATAACTACAGATTATTTTGGATCGAACATCCCGGACATTGCCATATTTGAACAACTCTGTAAAAAACAGGGATACACAGATCCAATTCCGCTGGATGCTCAACCCTTTTATCAGATCGCTGAAAAGGCAGTTAAAGGAGATTTCCCAATCATGGACGATTTCTTCAAAGGTTTAAGTTTCACGGTGTTCTATGCACGTCTTGAAGATTATAAAAACGTTTTGAAGTTTGAATTACCATACAAAGCCTCAAAAAAAGAAATAATTAATATACTTGAAGCTTTGAAGGGCATAAGTCCTGAAGGTTATCCTTACCTTCTTAAAAAAGCCCATAACGATGTTGTTATAAGTAAATCTGACCTTGAAAGACTTTCAAACATAATTGGATTTTTACAAAAGAGTGGGAGAGAAATGTTATGA
- a CDS encoding MFS transporter: protein MGKEEPYVEESTRIAALIIATLASFLTPFMGSAINIALPAIGAEFGSNAILLSWIPTSFLLAAAMFSVPFGRIADIYGMKKVFAYGIVIFTVASLLSALAPSTITLITFRILQGVGAAMIFVTGLAIITSVYPPFKRGKAIGINIASVYIGLSLGPVLGGILTQYLGWRSLFYFVVPLGILIFALTVWKLEGEWAVCHGEKFDALGSIFYSIVLVTVMYGVSILPSNTGFVMIALGMLGLLAFVVWELRTDSPVLNIKLFKNTTFAFSNLAALINYSSTFAVTFLLSLYLQYIRGFDAQTAGIILVAQPIIMAIFSPIAGRFSDRFEPQILASLGMAISTIGIFTFTFLTPTTNLTLLIVGLMVLGLGFALFSSPNTNAIMGSVEKRFYGVASAMVSTMRLIGQMFSMGLALMVFAIFIGSVQITPTQYPALLSSIHVVFMICTVLCFIGIFASIARGKNHEKSAGK from the coding sequence ATGGGAAAAGAAGAACCATACGTTGAAGAGTCAACCAGAATCGCAGCTTTGATAATTGCCACACTTGCCAGTTTTTTAACACCATTCATGGGCTCTGCAATTAACATAGCACTGCCTGCAATTGGTGCAGAGTTTGGATCAAATGCCATTCTCCTGAGCTGGATCCCTACATCATTTTTACTTGCTGCAGCCATGTTTTCAGTTCCCTTTGGTAGAATAGCAGATATATACGGGATGAAAAAGGTATTCGCATATGGAATAGTTATATTCACAGTAGCCTCCCTGCTTTCGGCTCTGGCACCATCAACCATTACACTCATAACCTTCAGGATCCTTCAAGGAGTGGGTGCCGCAATGATATTTGTAACAGGTCTTGCAATAATCACATCGGTTTATCCACCATTCAAACGAGGAAAAGCCATCGGAATCAACATTGCATCAGTTTACATTGGACTGTCCCTTGGTCCTGTGCTTGGTGGAATCTTGACTCAGTACCTTGGATGGAGAAGCCTTTTCTATTTTGTGGTTCCCCTGGGTATTTTGATATTTGCCCTGACAGTATGGAAGCTTGAGGGTGAATGGGCAGTCTGTCACGGCGAAAAATTCGATGCTCTTGGCTCAATATTTTACAGTATCGTTCTTGTAACGGTTATGTACGGAGTTTCCATACTTCCAAGTAACACAGGATTCGTCATGATAGCCCTGGGAATGCTGGGCCTTTTAGCATTTGTTGTATGGGAGTTGAGAACTGACAGTCCTGTTTTAAACATCAAACTCTTCAAGAACACAACCTTTGCATTTTCAAACCTTGCAGCCCTTATAAACTACAGTTCAACCTTTGCTGTGACCTTCCTTCTGAGCCTGTACCTTCAGTACATCAGGGGATTCGATGCACAGACAGCAGGGATCATCCTTGTAGCCCAACCAATTATCATGGCTATTTTCTCCCCAATAGCTGGAAGGTTTTCAGACAGGTTTGAGCCCCAGATACTAGCATCCCTTGGAATGGCAATTTCAACCATCGGAATATTCACCTTCACCTTCCTGACACCCACAACCAATCTCACACTTCTCATAGTAGGTTTGATGGTTCTTGGATTAGGATTCGCACTCTTCTCATCCCCAAACACCAATGCAATTATGGGATCCGTTGAAAAACGTTTCTACGGTGTTGCATCTGCAATGGTCAGTACTATGAGGCTTATAGGTCAGATGTTCAGCATGGGACTTGCCCTCATGGTCTTTGCAATATTCATAGGAAGCGTTCAAATAACACCCACCCAGTACCCGGCACTGTTATCAAGTATACACGTCGTTTTCATGATCTGCACAGTGCTCTGTTTCATTGGCATCTTTGCCTCCATTGCACGGGGTAAAAATCATGAAAAGAGTGCAGGAAAATAA
- a CDS encoding metallophosphoesterase family protein — MQFVHMSDTHLGYRQYGLLERENDFFEVFNQAVDEVIRERPDFAVHSGDLFEYSRPPTKALLTVQNAVIRFKDEKIPFYAVAGNHDIVMRKNALPPQVLYRDFGLKLISPKNPFYMEGDIFIGGTPYASRYNSKHLKERLQDIEKASLEHKKRILVLHQGIDRYIPYEYEIKIGDIPKSFNYCAFGHIHERIIDDFGEGKLVYPGSTEIWRSNEVEGYKKNGKGFYLVDMGGDIPEIERIDLELPREFIKETIRFHELEEKLSMIAEHITTLKKKPLLQLTVEGGNFSRSELYEKLNTTFSDLCLSLRPNYRPDILADDGTLLEMGKDALDIKKMLAERLKDFQDEKISEFAVNLMKEMSEGDMKRAEEITAEFYGELYDN, encoded by the coding sequence ATGCAGTTCGTTCACATGTCAGACACACACCTTGGATACAGGCAGTACGGACTTTTGGAACGTGAAAACGATTTCTTTGAGGTTTTCAACCAGGCGGTTGATGAGGTCATCAGGGAGAGGCCGGACTTTGCAGTGCACTCTGGAGACCTCTTCGAGTACTCAAGACCTCCAACCAAGGCCCTTCTAACTGTTCAAAATGCAGTTATCAGATTCAAGGATGAAAAAATCCCATTCTATGCAGTGGCAGGAAACCATGACATAGTAATGCGAAAAAACGCTCTACCTCCACAAGTTCTTTACAGGGACTTTGGTCTGAAACTCATAAGTCCAAAAAATCCATTCTACATGGAAGGAGATATTTTCATAGGTGGAACACCCTATGCATCCCGTTACAACTCCAAACATTTGAAAGAAAGGCTTCAGGATATTGAAAAAGCATCCCTTGAACATAAAAAAAGGATACTTGTACTTCATCAGGGTATAGACCGTTACATACCATATGAATATGAAATAAAGATTGGAGATATTCCAAAAAGCTTCAACTACTGTGCATTTGGCCACATACACGAGAGGATCATCGATGACTTTGGCGAGGGAAAACTCGTTTATCCAGGTTCCACTGAGATCTGGCGTTCGAATGAGGTGGAAGGCTACAAAAAGAATGGAAAAGGATTTTACCTGGTTGATATGGGTGGAGACATTCCAGAAATAGAAAGAATAGACCTTGAACTTCCAAGGGAGTTCATAAAGGAAACCATCAGGTTCCATGAGCTTGAGGAGAAACTATCCATGATAGCAGAACACATAACCACCCTCAAGAAAAAACCCCTGCTCCAGTTAACAGTGGAGGGTGGGAACTTCAGCAGGTCAGAACTCTACGAAAAACTCAACACCACTTTCTCAGATCTATGTCTGTCTTTAAGACCTAACTACAGACCAGACATACTGGCAGACGATGGAACCCTCCTTGAAATGGGAAAAGATGCCCTTGATATTAAAAAAATGCTTGCAGAACGTCTTAAAGATTTTCAGGACGAAAAGATCTCTGAGTTTGCAGTGAACCTCATGAAGGAAATGTCTGAAGGTGACATGAAACGTGCTGAAGAGATTACAGCGGAATTCTACGGGGAATTGTATGATAATTGA
- the galU gene encoding UTP--glucose-1-phosphate uridylyltransferase GalU → MKAIIPAAGLGTRFLPATKAQPKEMLPVFNKPTIQYVVEEAVASGIDDILIITGKGKRSIEDHFDRSFELEYFLKNCGKIDNLVEIEAISEMADIYYVRQKKQKGLGDAILCAEKHIDGDPFAVLLGDTITHSNVPCTKQLMDIFEKYESSTIAIERLPEEKIERYGIIKGDKVNDSLYKIDELVEKPKLSEAPSNLGITGRYILTPEIFDHLENVSPGVGGEIQLTDAMKSLETVYGHVFDGKIYDIGNTVEWLKSSIEMALENEEVRDDMMKYLKEIIKE, encoded by the coding sequence ATGAAAGCTATAATACCAGCAGCTGGACTCGGAACAAGATTTTTACCAGCAACAAAGGCACAACCAAAAGAAATGCTGCCAGTTTTTAACAAACCAACTATACAGTACGTTGTTGAAGAGGCAGTTGCCTCAGGAATTGATGATATTCTCATAATAACAGGTAAAGGAAAACGATCAATAGAAGACCATTTCGACAGGTCTTTTGAGCTGGAATATTTCCTTAAAAACTGTGGAAAAATTGATAACCTTGTGGAAATTGAGGCAATTTCTGAAATGGCAGATATTTATTATGTTCGTCAGAAAAAACAGAAGGGTCTTGGAGATGCAATACTATGTGCAGAGAAACATATAGACGGAGACCCATTCGCAGTTCTCCTTGGAGATACAATAACCCATTCCAATGTTCCGTGCACGAAACAGCTTATGGACATATTTGAGAAGTATGAGTCATCGACAATTGCAATAGAGAGACTTCCGGAGGAAAAAATTGAGAGATACGGTATAATAAAGGGGGATAAAGTGAACGATTCCCTTTACAAGATAGATGAGCTTGTTGAGAAACCAAAACTCTCAGAGGCCCCATCAAATCTTGGAATCACAGGCAGGTACATCCTCACCCCGGAAATCTTCGACCATCTGGAAAATGTTTCTCCGGGAGTTGGTGGAGAAATACAGCTTACAGATGCAATGAAATCCCTTGAAACAGTTTATGGTCATGTTTTTGATGGAAAGATTTACGACATTGGAAACACAGTGGAATGGCTTAAAAGTTCCATTGAAATGGCCCTTGAAAATGAAGAGGTGCGGGATGACATGATGAAGTACCTCAAAGAGATCATCAAAGAGTGA
- a CDS encoding AAA family ATPase, whose product MIIENIKMENFKSHRNTSVDLGTGISIVMGENGAGKSSILEAVSFALFKQHSGKRMEQLIMNNTDKMSVTLTFQVNGRRYRIKRDRSKKSGAHAKLGIMDENNFMPMATGEKTVTEEVKRLLEMDGDLFLNAVYVRQGEIADLIEKSPAEKKQMIGKLLGIESLEKAWKNMKILLDQYNGEKLKLEGRLEALKDLKSDLKVQNKDKDTIQAKIQKITGDIEETEAEYKSLQDKNDSLNSKKSDFETTSSALESRKNLVERMEADEKYLRIKLDEIEATEKRINQLKPKIDKLPVLKGMQDAKDELKGLKKEEAILNKIIHDINGFKEILSSNESHYKDYLKLESEICSLQYARDQFAGNRSLLDNYRDRRKKVQTKMEQSMEKVSDVLEKSSKILNTDFDSVEDVEAHLESVKPEVEARLKEAVEDIHKVQTEISNIKIQNKGLETPIQELKHVEDVCPICKSNITPQKREELLNGYLSEMETNKKRYSKLEKSLKQLKVKKGIFESKSLKIQDINLGIINEYMGAVEDSKKDIEDIDSKVAELEDKMKILEELNADINNKNKVLEGLKGKYEAYIGAKNSLESLKDSEKYEEDLAKIQYHVEALKTKISSFVDIAGGIVENLQEEINYLEGLKAEYHKLSGAVAQKESFSTRLMETMAALEGTRTEIQDLTLKLEAVAYNEEAHELVKKDLDAKTILLNDLKGQKQRFSGEESQITRSIEEIHKKIESYSVDEKKLTGLKDFMKLLDYIRDLYGKDGVQRDLRNLSRPLIEHNTRDFFEKFNFEYSDIKLDEDYDVTIYGPAGQNSLDMISGGEKIAVALALRLGITQTLSGGNLELIMLDEPTIHLDAYRRQELIELLKKMSIIPQMIIVTHETDLEDAADNILRVKKEEGESFVVNS is encoded by the coding sequence ATGATAATTGAGAACATCAAGATGGAGAACTTCAAATCCCACAGAAACACCAGCGTGGATCTTGGCACAGGAATATCCATAGTTATGGGCGAAAATGGTGCTGGAAAATCCAGTATACTTGAAGCAGTGAGCTTCGCACTCTTCAAACAGCACTCAGGAAAGAGAATGGAGCAGCTCATAATGAACAACACAGATAAAATGAGTGTTACACTAACCTTCCAGGTGAACGGAAGGAGGTACCGTATAAAAAGGGACAGAAGCAAAAAATCAGGTGCACACGCCAAATTAGGAATCATGGATGAAAACAATTTCATGCCAATGGCCACAGGGGAAAAGACAGTAACAGAAGAGGTTAAAAGACTTCTTGAGATGGATGGAGACCTTTTCTTAAATGCGGTCTACGTCAGACAGGGTGAAATAGCGGATTTAATTGAAAAATCACCCGCTGAAAAGAAGCAGATGATAGGAAAACTCCTGGGAATAGAATCCCTTGAAAAGGCATGGAAGAACATGAAGATCCTCCTGGACCAGTACAACGGGGAAAAATTAAAGCTTGAAGGTCGCCTGGAAGCATTAAAAGATCTCAAGAGTGATTTGAAAGTTCAAAATAAAGATAAAGATACTATTCAAGCTAAAATTCAAAAAATCACAGGGGACATTGAAGAAACTGAAGCAGAATACAAATCTTTACAGGATAAGAATGATTCATTAAACTCCAAAAAATCAGACTTTGAAACGACCAGTTCTGCCCTGGAGTCCCGGAAAAATCTTGTTGAAAGGATGGAGGCCGATGAAAAATATCTAAGGATCAAATTAGATGAAATTGAAGCCACTGAAAAGAGGATAAATCAATTAAAACCCAAAATCGATAAATTACCTGTTTTAAAGGGAATGCAAGATGCAAAAGATGAACTTAAAGGTCTTAAAAAGGAAGAAGCCATCTTAAATAAAATAATCCATGATATAAATGGTTTTAAGGAGATATTAAGTTCCAATGAATCACATTACAAGGACTATCTGAAATTGGAATCTGAAATTTGCAGCCTTCAGTACGCCAGGGATCAGTTCGCAGGCAACAGAAGTTTACTGGACAACTACCGGGATAGGAGAAAAAAAGTCCAAACTAAAATGGAACAATCCATGGAGAAGGTTTCAGATGTTCTTGAAAAGTCCAGCAAAATTCTCAACACAGACTTTGATTCAGTGGAGGATGTGGAAGCACACCTTGAATCTGTGAAACCTGAGGTTGAAGCACGGTTAAAGGAGGCAGTTGAAGATATCCACAAGGTTCAAACTGAAATATCAAACATTAAAATCCAGAACAAAGGACTTGAAACCCCTATACAAGAATTGAAACATGTTGAAGATGTTTGTCCAATATGTAAATCAAACATAACTCCTCAAAAACGTGAAGAACTTTTAAATGGGTACCTTTCTGAAATGGAAACTAACAAGAAGAGATATTCGAAACTTGAGAAGAGTCTGAAGCAACTGAAGGTTAAAAAAGGAATATTTGAATCTAAAAGTCTTAAAATACAGGATATTAACCTTGGAATAATAAATGAGTACATGGGTGCAGTTGAAGATAGTAAAAAGGATATTGAAGATATAGATTCAAAGGTTGCAGAGCTTGAAGACAAGATGAAGATCCTTGAAGAACTTAACGCAGATATAAATAATAAAAATAAGGTTCTTGAGGGTCTGAAAGGTAAATATGAAGCTTACATTGGTGCTAAAAATTCTCTGGAGTCTCTGAAGGACTCTGAGAAGTACGAAGAAGATCTGGCTAAGATCCAGTACCATGTTGAAGCTTTGAAAACAAAGATAAGCAGCTTCGTTGATATTGCAGGGGGCATTGTTGAAAACCTTCAGGAAGAAATAAATTATTTAGAAGGCCTTAAAGCTGAATATCACAAGCTTTCAGGAGCTGTGGCCCAGAAAGAATCATTCAGCACAAGACTCATGGAAACAATGGCTGCACTTGAAGGGACCAGGACAGAGATTCAGGATTTGACTTTGAAACTGGAAGCTGTTGCATACAATGAGGAGGCCCATGAACTGGTTAAAAAAGATCTTGATGCTAAAACTATTCTTCTGAATGATCTTAAGGGTCAAAAACAGAGGTTTTCAGGTGAAGAATCCCAGATCACACGTTCTATTGAGGAAATCCACAAGAAAATTGAGTCTTACAGTGTTGATGAGAAGAAACTCACGGGCCTGAAAGACTTCATGAAACTTCTAGATTATATAAGAGACCTTTACGGTAAAGATGGGGTTCAAAGGGATCTTAGAAACCTTTCAAGGCCACTCATAGAACATAACACAAGGGACTTCTTTGAAAAGTTCAACTTCGAGTACTCGGATATAAAACTGGATGAGGATTATGATGTTACCATATACGGTCCTGCAGGTCAGAACAGTCTTGATATGATAAGTGGTGGTGAAAAAATTGCAGTGGCCCTGGCCCTCAGGCTTGGAATAACCCAGACACTTTCAGGGGGGAACCTGGAACTTATAATGCTGGATGAACCAACGATACACCTCGATGCCTACAGGAGACAGGAACTCATAGAACTCCTGAAGAAGATGTCCATAATACCTCAGATGATCATAGTCACCCATGAAACAGACCTTGAAGATGCTGCAGACAATATATTGAGGGTTAAAAAAGAGGAAGGGGAATCGTTTGTTGTGAACTCCTGA
- the galE gene encoding UDP-glucose 4-epimerase GalE: protein MILIVGGAGYIGSHVNKELNKRGYETVVFDNLSYGHEDFVKWGVFERGDLGNIEEIREVFSKYSIEAVMHFAAFTYVGESVEDPQKYYLNNLRNTLNLLQVMLEFEVKKFVFSSTCATYGNPIEIPITEDHPQNPINPYGKGKFMVEKVLEDYSRAYDLRYASLRYFNAAGADPEGEVGELHDPETHLIPLILDAAAGKRDDIKIFGTDYDTHDGTCVRDYIHVTDLADAHIRALEYLKNGGASEFFNLGNGNGFSVREVIDVSREVTGKPIKAVEDERRPGDPPVLVGSSKKAQEILGWKPEYANIRKIVETAWKWHQKIE from the coding sequence ATGATTCTTATAGTAGGTGGCGCAGGATACATAGGTTCACACGTTAACAAGGAACTCAATAAAAGAGGATACGAAACAGTTGTTTTTGATAATTTAAGTTATGGACATGAAGATTTTGTTAAGTGGGGTGTTTTTGAAAGGGGAGACCTTGGAAACATTGAAGAGATACGGGAAGTTTTCAGTAAATATTCAATAGAAGCTGTTATGCACTTTGCAGCCTTCACATACGTTGGAGAATCTGTTGAAGACCCCCAGAAGTACTACCTAAATAACCTTCGTAACACCCTGAATCTGCTTCAGGTTATGCTTGAATTTGAGGTTAAGAAGTTCGTTTTCTCATCAACGTGTGCAACCTACGGCAACCCCATTGAAATACCAATAACAGAGGATCACCCCCAGAACCCAATAAATCCCTATGGAAAGGGTAAATTCATGGTGGAAAAGGTTTTGGAGGATTACAGCCGTGCCTATGATCTTCGCTACGCATCCTTGAGGTACTTCAATGCTGCAGGTGCCGATCCAGAGGGGGAAGTTGGAGAGCTTCATGACCCTGAAACCCACCTCATACCATTGATACTGGACGCTGCAGCAGGTAAAAGGGACGATATCAAGATATTTGGAACTGATTACGACACTCATGATGGTACATGTGTCAGGGATTACATACACGTAACAGACCTTGCAGATGCACATATAAGGGCCCTTGAATATCTTAAAAATGGCGGTGCCAGTGAATTCTTCAACCTTGGTAATGGAAACGGCTTTTCAGTCAGGGAGGTTATAGATGTGAGCCGTGAAGTTACAGGCAAACCAATCAAAGCAGTTGAAGATGAAAGGAGACCTGGAGATCCACCAGTTCTTGTGGGAAGTTCAAAGAAAGCACAGGAAATATTAGGCTGGAAACCAGAGTATGCAAATATCCGTAAGATCGTTGAGACTGCATGGAAATGGCATCAAAAAATAGAGTAA
- a CDS encoding helicase HerA domain-containing protein, which yields MNQIIGRCIGETSPTQVNFISKEMPSVGEYVSLEYNGKTVLGMIETLVRGSVSINGEIYDPETIEKIRLIEGDDHYIRGSVKILGDINDLKIPRTPAPPGTPVEVADPSVLKRIFHIERSGLKLGNLITQEEVEVEVDINKMVTRHLAVLAMTGAGKSNTVSVIVDGLLRVNGSVLIFDMHSEYVNTEFGMGKVNVIKPQINPLYLSFAELKKLSNIPSNAYVQERYFRKAYKSAQKTLTQGLTTGKDFLGLIEGKLESWIVEAEADSEGNSGNSTNAADKKSITDVLNKLQHMRDKYGNILSLEARDVTDNIELGKANIMDLGPVDEFASDVIVSHVLRNVLKSRKEYLRTGNGIGFPIFTILEEAHILAPQNRTTESKLWISRIAREGRKFGVGLCLVSQSPKSLDSDALSQANNMIILRLVEPTDQNHVQRASESLSDDLIAQLPSLNIGEAIVLGLMTRIPTLVKVDEFQGKVSGGDLNIVEEWSRSIEEDEKDLEEQRREYEDLGGDY from the coding sequence ATGAATCAGATCATTGGAAGATGCATTGGAGAAACATCACCAACCCAGGTGAACTTCATCTCAAAGGAAATGCCCAGCGTGGGCGAATACGTTTCACTCGAATACAATGGAAAAACGGTTCTTGGAATGATAGAAACTCTAGTACGTGGAAGTGTATCAATAAACGGTGAAATATATGACCCTGAAACCATAGAGAAGATAAGATTGATAGAAGGTGATGATCACTACATAAGAGGTTCTGTTAAGATACTTGGAGATATAAATGACCTTAAAATCCCAAGAACACCTGCACCACCAGGCACTCCAGTTGAGGTTGCAGATCCATCTGTTTTGAAGAGGATATTCCACATTGAAAGATCAGGTTTAAAACTTGGAAACCTCATAACACAGGAAGAAGTTGAAGTTGAAGTGGACATAAACAAGATGGTAACACGACACCTTGCAGTACTTGCAATGACAGGTGCAGGAAAATCCAACACAGTATCTGTTATCGTAGACGGGCTTTTAAGGGTGAATGGAAGTGTACTAATCTTTGACATGCACTCTGAGTACGTTAACACGGAGTTCGGCATGGGTAAGGTTAACGTGATAAAACCCCAGATAAACCCGCTTTACCTTTCATTTGCAGAACTGAAGAAGCTCTCAAACATCCCATCAAATGCTTACGTCCAGGAACGTTACTTCAGAAAGGCATACAAGTCTGCACAGAAAACCCTTACACAGGGCCTGACAACTGGAAAGGATTTTTTAGGTTTGATAGAAGGAAAACTTGAATCATGGATCGTGGAGGCAGAAGCAGATTCAGAGGGTAACTCTGGAAACTCAACCAACGCAGCAGATAAAAAATCAATAACAGATGTTTTAAACAAGCTACAGCACATGAGGGACAAGTACGGTAACATACTCAGCTTAGAAGCCCGTGATGTCACAGACAACATTGAACTGGGCAAGGCAAACATAATGGACCTTGGACCTGTTGATGAGTTTGCATCGGATGTCATTGTAAGCCACGTTCTGAGAAACGTCCTAAAAAGCAGAAAAGAATATCTGAGAACAGGAAACGGTATAGGATTCCCAATATTTACCATACTTGAAGAGGCACACATACTCGCCCCACAAAACAGAACAACAGAGTCAAAACTCTGGATAAGTAGGATAGCAAGGGAGGGACGTAAATTTGGGGTGGGACTTTGCCTTGTGAGTCAGAGTCCAAAATCACTGGATTCTGATGCACTCTCACAGGCCAACAACATGATAATTCTCCGCCTTGTTGAACCAACAGACCAGAACCATGTTCAAAGGGCAAGTGAAAGTCTGAGTGATGATCTCATAGCCCAACTCCCATCCCTCAACATAGGTGAAGCCATAGTGCTGGGTTTAATGACAAGGATACCAACACTCGTCAAGGTGGATGAGTTTCAGGGCAAAGTATCTGGGGGAGACTTGAACATAGTTGAGGAATGGTCAAGATCCATTGAAGAGGATGAAAAGGATCTTGAAGAACAGAGACGCGAGTATGAGGATCTTGGAGGGGATTACTGA
- a CDS encoding thermonuclease family protein: MENGSTLQNSSNNALKTSEHYEASGYCPYVVDGDTLDVEGVGRIRFVGVNTPERGEPGYQEAKDYVKRMCLGKTVYLDIDDEKHHDKYGRVLAVVYAGNVNINQELLKRGYAEVMYIPPSEFNPYSWT, from the coding sequence ATGGAAAATGGTTCCACCCTCCAGAATTCTTCAAACAATGCTCTAAAAACTTCTGAACATTATGAAGCCAGTGGATACTGTCCATACGTTGTTGATGGTGATACCCTGGATGTTGAGGGTGTTGGAAGGATACGTTTCGTTGGGGTCAACACTCCAGAACGTGGAGAACCTGGATACCAGGAAGCAAAGGACTACGTAAAACGCATGTGCCTTGGAAAAACTGTTTACCTTGACATAGATGATGAAAAGCATCACGACAAGTATGGAAGGGTTCTTGCAGTTGTTTATGCCGGTAACGTGAATATCAACCAGGAACTCCTAAAAAGAGGATACGCAGAGGTCATGTACATCCCTCCGTCTGAGTTCAATCCCTATTCGTGGACTTGA